In Nostoc sp. UHCC 0926, a single genomic region encodes these proteins:
- a CDS encoding PIN domain-containing protein yields MTHIVQEAYQIASQYGLAAMDALHVAAALSVGAEELVTTEKRTKPMHQVTSINVVSIFD; encoded by the coding sequence TTGACTCATATTGTTCAAGAGGCTTACCAAATTGCTTCTCAGTATGGTTTAGCAGCTATGGACGCGCTTCATGTAGCTGCGGCGTTGTCAGTTGGTGCAGAAGAATTAGTCACAACTGAGAAAAGAACAAAGCCCATGCATCAAGTAACTAGTATTAATGTAGTTTCTATTTTTGATTGA
- a CDS encoding Uma2 family endonuclease, which yields MTALTLNLNSVIKLTREQFYQLCEENPDLKLERNAQGELIIIPPTGGETGKSNSTINAQIWFWNDQNQLGEVFDSSTGFTLPSGADRSPDVSWVEKSRWDALTKEQKERFIPLCPDFVIEILSPNDSLKKTQNKMQEYIENGCRLGWLINRKKQEVEIYRPGQDVEVLKFPQTISGENVLLGFLLNIQRIW from the coding sequence ATGACAGCACTTACATTAAACCTCAATTCTGTAATTAAACTGACAAGAGAGCAGTTTTATCAATTGTGTGAAGAAAACCCCGATTTAAAATTAGAACGCAATGCCCAAGGAGAGTTGATTATAATACCACCTACGGGAGGGGAAACAGGAAAAAGTAATTCTACTATTAACGCTCAAATATGGTTCTGGAACGACCAAAATCAATTGGGCGAAGTTTTTGATTCATCAACTGGATTTACTTTACCTTCAGGGGCTGACCGTTCTCCAGATGTTTCTTGGGTAGAAAAATCTCGTTGGGATGCTTTGACTAAAGAACAAAAAGAAAGATTTATTCCCCTATGTCCTGATTTTGTTATCGAGATACTTTCGCCTAATGACAGCTTGAAAAAAACTCAGAATAAGATGCAAGAGTATATCGAAAATGGTTGTCGTCTAGGTTGGTTGATAAACCGAAAAAAACAGGAAGTAGAAATTTATCGTCCAGGACAAGATGTGGAAGTTTTAAAATTTCCTCAAACTATTTCCGGGGAAAATGTTTTACTTGGTTTTCTACTCAATATACAACGAATTTGGTAA
- a CDS encoding Uma2 family endonuclease: protein MTQAIPKLVTFEDFAAWRPEGGRYELHDGVIVEMAQPVGDHEGIVGFLVEKIAIEYVRNGLPYIIPKTALIKPTNSESAYSPDVLLLNRPNLVNEPLWKKESTVSLAASIPLVVEVVSSNWDDDYYTKQGKYEGIGIPEYWVVDYLGLGAKKFTGNPKQPTISIYQLIDGEYQVTQFRGSNRIISHTFPELNLTAEQIFQAGGLPT, encoded by the coding sequence ATGACTCAAGCCATACCAAAACTAGTAACCTTTGAAGATTTTGCAGCGTGGCGACCCGAAGGTGGAAGATATGAATTACATGATGGAGTGATTGTTGAAATGGCACAACCAGTAGGAGACCATGAGGGTATTGTCGGGTTTTTGGTTGAAAAAATTGCTATTGAGTACGTTCGTAATGGTCTACCTTATATAATCCCCAAAACTGCGCTCATTAAACCAACTAATTCGGAATCTGCCTATTCCCCAGATGTGCTATTACTGAATCGCCCTAATTTAGTGAATGAGCCGCTATGGAAAAAAGAATCAACTGTAAGCCTTGCAGCATCAATTCCCTTAGTAGTTGAGGTAGTTAGTAGCAATTGGGATGATGACTACTATACAAAACAGGGTAAGTATGAGGGTATTGGAATTCCTGAATACTGGGTTGTAGATTATCTCGGTCTAGGCGCTAAAAAGTTCACTGGCAACCCCAAACAGCCTACTATATCTATTTATCAATTAATCGATGGTGAATACCAAGTTACTCAATTTAGAGGCAGCAATCGCATCATCTCGCATACTTTCCCGGAATTGAATTTAACAGCCGAACAGATTTTTCAAGCTGGAGGTCTACCAACGTAG
- a CDS encoding Uma2 family endonuclease has protein sequence MVAITTSAENRVLLQNISWQIFKTMLAEMGSERNSRFAYDNGTIEIITPQMPHENSNRLIEVFVGVLCEELGWEIKRAGSLTLTRDDLEKGAEPDSSYYIQNEALVRDKENIDIAIDPPPDLVLEVEYSRSAIDKLKLYAAMGVPEFWRYNGSVLRVYILAGGQYSEVETSPTFAPVSVKEIPQFMQEAKKNGEIATTRAFRAWVQQKISARQK, from the coding sequence ATGGTGGCAATAACAACATCCGCAGAAAATAGGGTTTTACTCCAAAACATCAGCTGGCAGATATTTAAAACCATGCTGGCTGAAATGGGTTCAGAACGTAATTCCCGATTTGCTTATGACAATGGAACGATAGAAATTATCACCCCACAAATGCCACATGAGAACTCAAATCGCTTAATAGAAGTTTTTGTTGGTGTATTGTGCGAAGAGTTGGGCTGGGAAATTAAACGCGCTGGTTCGCTAACTTTAACGCGAGATGATTTAGAGAAGGGAGCCGAGCCAGATAGTAGCTACTATATTCAAAATGAAGCCCTAGTTCGAGATAAAGAAAATATTGACATAGCGATCGACCCACCCCCTGACCTTGTGCTGGAAGTGGAATATTCCAGGTCTGCAATAGACAAGCTTAAGCTTTATGCTGCGATGGGAGTCCCGGAATTTTGGCGTTATAACGGCAGTGTGTTGCGAGTCTACATACTTGCAGGTGGGCAATACTCAGAAGTCGAAACCAGCCCTACTTTTGCGCCTGTGTCGGTCAAGGAGATTCCTCAGTTTATGCAAGAAGCGAAGAAGAATGGGGAAATTGCTACTACCCGTGCTTTTCGGGCTTGGGTGCAACAGAAAATTTCTGCTAGGCAAAAGTAA
- a CDS encoding HU family DNA-binding protein, with protein MNKGELVDAVAEKASVTKKQADAVLTAALETIIEAVSSGDKVTLVGFGSFESRERKAREGRNPKTNEKMEIPATRVPAFSAGKLFREKVAPPKS; from the coding sequence ATGAACAAAGGTGAATTAGTTGATGCCGTAGCTGAAAAGGCTAGTGTTACCAAGAAACAAGCGGATGCAGTCTTAACTGCCGCTTTGGAAACGATTATTGAAGCAGTTTCCTCTGGTGATAAGGTAACGCTGGTAGGATTTGGCTCATTTGAATCACGGGAACGTAAAGCCCGCGAAGGTCGCAACCCGAAAACAAATGAAAAAATGGAAATTCCAGCGACGAGGGTTCCTGCTTTCTCGGCAGGAAAACTGTTTAGAGAAAAGGTAGCACCCCCAAAATCATAG
- the cobD gene encoding threonine-phosphate decarboxylase CobD gives MRQPAHGGNLAWAAALAGCPPDAILDFSASISPLGPPNSAIAAILSQIGNLKHYPDPNYSELRLALSHFHQLPPEWILPGNGSAELLTLVGRELAQLTATILITPAFGDYYRTLRAYNAKVLECPLISSEQRVLMSQCVANFPKVVATGVAELKALLKTQHSGLSSTDCALLLNNPHNPTGKLFSRDSILPYLEQFALVVVDEAFMDFVPPNEEQSLIGVVQEYANLVVLRSLTKFYSLPGLRLGYAIAHPDWLAKWQLWRDPWPVNTLAAAAAIAALQDTEFQQQTWAWLPPARNQLFQGLAEIPGLQPQASAANFLLVESQQSTSQLQQQLLQHHQILIRDCLSFKELGDRFFRVAVREESDNQRLLTALKES, from the coding sequence ATGCGGCAACCTGCACATGGGGGAAATTTAGCCTGGGCAGCAGCACTGGCTGGCTGTCCCCCTGACGCTATTCTGGATTTTTCTGCTAGTATCAGCCCGTTGGGGCCTCCAAACAGCGCGATCGCTGCTATCCTGTCCCAAATTGGTAATCTTAAGCACTATCCAGACCCAAACTATAGTGAACTGAGACTAGCTCTCAGTCACTTCCATCAATTGCCGCCTGAGTGGATTCTGCCGGGTAACGGCTCCGCAGAATTACTCACTTTAGTAGGTAGGGAATTAGCTCAATTAACTGCGACAATTTTAATCACTCCAGCCTTTGGCGACTACTACCGAACCCTGAGGGCATACAACGCTAAAGTGCTGGAGTGTCCGCTGATTAGTTCTGAGCAACGAGTCCTGATGAGCCAGTGCGTTGCTAACTTTCCTAAAGTTGTAGCAACTGGCGTTGCTGAGTTAAAAGCTCTACTCAAGACTCAGCACTCAGGACTTAGTTCTACTGACTGCGCCTTACTGCTAAACAACCCCCACAACCCAACCGGAAAACTATTTTCGCGGGACTCTATTTTGCCCTACCTGGAGCAATTTGCTTTGGTTGTGGTGGATGAAGCATTTATGGATTTTGTGCCGCCCAATGAGGAACAAAGCCTGATTGGGGTGGTGCAGGAATATGCAAATTTAGTAGTATTGCGATCGCTGACCAAATTTTACAGTCTCCCAGGACTGCGATTAGGATATGCGATCGCACACCCCGACTGGCTGGCTAAATGGCAGCTATGGCGTGACCCCTGGCCCGTAAACACACTAGCGGCGGCGGCAGCAATTGCGGCCCTCCAAGATACGGAGTTTCAACAGCAAACCTGGGCATGGCTACCACCTGCACGAAACCAACTCTTTCAGGGTTTAGCTGAAATACCAGGATTGCAACCCCAAGCAAGTGCTGCTAACTTTTTACTAGTTGAGTCCCAACAGTCTACTTCGCAATTACAGCAACAATTACTCCAGCATCACCAGATTTTAATCCGCGATTGCCTTAGTTTTAAAGAACTAGGCGATCGCTTTTTCCGGGTTGCTGTACGTGAAGAGTCCGATAACCAACGCTTACTAACAGCGCTAAAAGAGAGTTAG
- a CDS encoding dihydrolipoyl dehydrogenase family protein produces MTVDYDVVIIGGSLAGYYAALAATQLRATVALVEPKVDYGFTDHHALTEIGKLAQKLNDAASFGIHATHTDTSEECHISMAWQEAMLYAQCIASNLKEQHSPGILAALGVDVIVGSGQFQSSPQLAFAVNNRLLRARTYLLASGSRPEIPEIEGLQATGYFTLSNIWQSLKGATLPKNWVIIGGIPQSIEIAQTLARFGCSVTLVVKHPYVLPHLDPEIAILLQAQLEVEGVCVLTDKPVTQVRLIEDKKWIQAGDKAIETDEILVATGQQPNFESLNLATVGVKWHRRSLVVNDKLQTTNHRIYACGDVIGGYDFANIANYEAKIALNNALFFPRLKVNYHSIPWAMFSVPMVAQVGLTEAQAKRQFGRDKVLVLRQYFKTVAAAQLRDETTGMYKLIVLPNGEILGASILGTESGELINLIALAMSQKIKVKDLANLSPVYPSFSEILEQTAREWSKQRLNSNIALQEFLEGFFHFRRNWNL; encoded by the coding sequence GTGACCGTTGACTATGATGTTGTAATTATTGGTGGCAGTCTTGCTGGATACTACGCTGCCCTTGCTGCCACCCAACTACGTGCTACAGTTGCCCTGGTGGAACCCAAAGTAGACTACGGGTTTACTGATCACCATGCTCTTACCGAAATCGGTAAACTGGCGCAGAAGTTGAATGATGCCGCTAGTTTTGGTATTCATGCCACACACACTGATACCTCAGAAGAATGCCACATATCTATGGCATGGCAAGAGGCGATGCTGTATGCTCAATGCATCGCCTCAAATCTCAAAGAACAGCATTCTCCAGGCATCCTAGCCGCGCTGGGGGTAGATGTTATCGTTGGTAGTGGTCAATTTCAATCTTCACCCCAACTCGCTTTTGCTGTTAACAATCGCCTACTACGCGCCCGTACCTATTTGCTGGCCAGTGGTTCGCGTCCAGAAATTCCAGAGATTGAAGGATTGCAAGCCACTGGCTACTTTACCCTATCTAATATTTGGCAATCCTTAAAGGGAGCGACATTACCCAAAAATTGGGTAATTATTGGCGGGATTCCCCAAAGCATTGAAATCGCTCAAACTTTAGCCCGGTTTGGTTGCAGTGTGACGCTGGTAGTCAAGCATCCCTATGTTCTACCCCATCTTGACCCTGAGATAGCCATATTGCTTCAGGCACAGTTGGAAGTTGAAGGTGTATGCGTCCTCACTGATAAACCAGTAACTCAGGTGAGGCTAATTGAGGATAAAAAGTGGATTCAAGCAGGAGATAAAGCCATTGAAACTGATGAAATTCTAGTGGCGACTGGACAACAGCCGAATTTTGAATCCCTAAATTTGGCAACGGTAGGCGTGAAATGGCATCGGCGTAGCTTAGTAGTGAATGATAAACTACAAACTACTAACCACCGCATTTACGCTTGTGGTGATGTAATTGGTGGTTACGACTTTGCCAATATCGCTAATTATGAAGCAAAAATTGCCCTGAACAATGCACTCTTTTTTCCCAGGTTAAAAGTAAATTATCACTCCATTCCTTGGGCAATGTTTTCTGTACCGATGGTGGCGCAAGTGGGTTTGACAGAGGCGCAGGCAAAACGCCAATTTGGTCGAGATAAAGTCTTAGTTTTGCGACAGTATTTTAAAACAGTGGCAGCAGCCCAACTTAGGGACGAAACCACTGGTATGTATAAATTAATTGTGCTACCCAACGGTGAAATTTTGGGAGCTTCGATATTGGGGACAGAATCTGGAGAGTTGATTAATTTGATTGCTTTGGCAATGTCCCAAAAAATTAAAGTCAAAGATTTAGCAAATCTATCTCCTGTCTATCCCAGTTTCTCAGAAATTCTGGAGCAAACTGCAAGAGAGTGGAGTAAGCAGAGGTTAAATAGCAATATTGCTTTGCAAGAGTTTTTAGAAGGCTTCTTCCATTTTCGCCGCAATTGGAATTTGTGA
- a CDS encoding diacylglycerol/polyprenol kinase family protein translates to MTNNDFIGLAISYVYAISLLVIGEGLRKLFAVKPDLTRKVIHIGAGMWVFGVLLLFKQWEIGIIPFATFIGLNYLFYRYRIIGAMDTQDSSPGTVYFAISVTLLFGLLWRPDGPVDSAPIAVAGIMAMTWGDALAALIGRRFGQHKYQVGNSVRSWEGSAAMFVASTVVIFLVLLLLPGSSLSPLAKPFSLAWVLLTAVITATFATLAEAVSPHGTDNLSVPLVAAGVVWVVMQGF, encoded by the coding sequence ATGACTAACAATGATTTTATCGGGCTAGCAATTTCTTATGTTTACGCGATTAGTCTGCTTGTGATTGGCGAGGGACTGCGTAAGCTGTTTGCTGTGAAGCCGGATTTGACTCGCAAAGTGATCCATATTGGTGCAGGGATGTGGGTCTTTGGCGTCCTGCTGCTGTTTAAGCAATGGGAAATCGGAATTATACCTTTTGCTACCTTTATCGGACTTAACTACCTGTTTTACCGCTACCGAATCATCGGGGCAATGGATACCCAGGATAGCTCACCTGGCACAGTTTATTTCGCTATCTCAGTAACACTGCTTTTCGGGCTACTGTGGCGACCAGACGGGCCAGTAGATAGCGCCCCAATCGCTGTAGCCGGGATAATGGCGATGACCTGGGGGGATGCACTAGCAGCATTAATCGGTAGACGCTTCGGACAGCATAAATACCAAGTGGGAAATTCTGTGCGTTCCTGGGAAGGTTCGGCAGCAATGTTTGTAGCGAGTACAGTAGTCATTTTCTTAGTGCTGTTGCTGCTACCTGGTTCGTCACTGAGTCCCCTAGCAAAACCTTTTAGCTTGGCATGGGTCTTGTTAACCGCAGTAATAACTGCTACTTTCGCCACCCTAGCAGAGGCAGTCTCACCCCACGGTACAGATAACCTCAGTGTGCCTCTGGTAGCTGCGGGGGTAGTGTGGGTAGTGATGCAGGGATTTTAA
- a CDS encoding DUF3685 domain-containing protein: protein MSDRPLKLLLIDQDPIFRLGLRVALEAITNLQVTGVVETDTAALQILAEIAQEDPNQVNLVVLEFGNGRSTTSQQLGLQFCRQLRALYPNLPILLLSSVQEQGLLLAAKSVGINGYCPKGTPLPELVAAMQQVADGGSYWFQDTEAIITPNSSLLIALNPQRGPRVPHSPLPFFRLRNNLRLSGIAYIDATLAAVTAQLQVPGLPVLDRAILAGQRRELLAARWLINRLLVSSQERQEEHIPVADQPPLVPSLSSAIQQRQTVSPLLSPGTLQSELFASCVTKLQFSLRNVTDIPLEIDIFREDKKRELLYLILQKLAEQLDELRASQIEINQLYEVKLILLRDLWQVAITDFFGKFSRIKLGNQNIEIVNFLLQNTEVVQRDILNRIPLYCEFYSYLLFQTELNIDNTSYPVVSAEAKSQALMILENLLIQVANGVVQPLLNSLADVEAIKKKFYGRQLISTREIERFRNDLSWKYRLANYINEPKAVFESRYELFVITPRGIANTSVYAPRNQELVKLSNIPLVVTLLLEFSDAIAPRLKSLLAFLGSGIVFILTQVIGQGLGLIGRGILQGIGSVSLVEKNFKRNSDRSK, encoded by the coding sequence ATGAGCGATCGCCCTCTAAAATTATTGTTAATCGACCAAGACCCAATTTTTCGTCTGGGATTACGGGTAGCTCTGGAAGCAATTACTAACCTGCAAGTTACAGGAGTGGTAGAAACTGATACTGCTGCCTTGCAAATTTTAGCAGAAATTGCCCAAGAAGACCCTAACCAGGTAAATTTGGTGGTTTTGGAATTCGGTAATGGCCGCTCCACCACCAGTCAGCAGCTAGGTTTACAATTCTGTCGGCAACTCAGAGCCTTATATCCCAACCTGCCAATTTTACTCCTCAGTTCTGTTCAAGAACAAGGCCTACTCTTGGCTGCGAAATCTGTTGGTATTAATGGCTACTGCCCCAAAGGCACACCACTTCCTGAGTTAGTCGCCGCCATGCAACAAGTTGCAGATGGTGGTTCCTATTGGTTTCAGGACACAGAAGCAATAATCACTCCTAATTCCTCACTCCTTATTGCCCTTAATCCCCAGAGGGGGCCGCGAGTTCCCCACTCCCCACTTCCCTTTTTTAGACTGCGAAATAATTTACGTTTGTCAGGAATTGCTTACATTGACGCTACCCTAGCCGCAGTAACAGCACAATTACAAGTTCCCGGACTACCAGTACTAGATCGAGCAATTCTGGCTGGACAGCGGCGAGAACTGCTAGCGGCTCGTTGGTTAATAAATCGGTTGTTGGTTTCATCACAAGAAAGGCAAGAGGAACATATCCCCGTTGCTGATCAGCCGCCTCTGGTTCCTTCATTGAGTAGTGCCATTCAACAAAGGCAAACTGTGTCACCTTTACTTAGTCCGGGAACACTACAATCTGAGTTGTTTGCATCTTGCGTTACCAAACTTCAATTTTCTTTACGAAATGTCACAGATATCCCTTTAGAAATTGACATCTTTCGTGAAGATAAAAAACGGGAATTACTTTATCTTATCCTGCAAAAATTGGCTGAACAGTTGGATGAACTGCGTGCTTCTCAAATAGAGATAAATCAATTATATGAGGTAAAACTTATCCTATTACGTGATTTATGGCAAGTAGCAATTACAGATTTTTTTGGAAAATTTTCTCGGATAAAACTAGGAAATCAAAATATAGAAATTGTTAATTTTTTGCTCCAAAATACAGAGGTTGTACAAAGAGATATTCTCAATAGAATTCCCCTATATTGTGAGTTTTATTCTTATCTGCTATTTCAAACAGAATTAAACATTGATAATACTTCTTATCCAGTAGTGAGCGCTGAAGCCAAGTCCCAAGCATTAATGATTTTAGAGAACTTGTTGATTCAGGTAGCGAATGGGGTAGTGCAACCACTGCTAAACTCTTTAGCAGATGTAGAAGCGATTAAAAAAAAATTTTATGGACGCCAATTAATTTCCACACGAGAGATTGAACGATTTAGAAATGATTTATCGTGGAAATATCGTTTAGCTAATTATATAAATGAGCCAAAAGCAGTTTTTGAAAGTCGGTATGAGCTATTTGTAATTACGCCTCGCGGCATTGCCAATACTTCAGTTTATGCTCCTCGAAATCAGGAGTTAGTAAAACTTTCTAATATTCCTTTAGTAGTGACGTTACTCCTAGAATTTAGTGATGCGATCGCACCGCGTTTAAAATCACTATTAGCTTTTTTAGGTAGTGGTATAGTCTTCATCCTCACCCAAGTAATTGGTCAGGGTTTAGGTTTAATCGGTCGTGGTATTCTTCAAGGTATTGGTAGTGTTTCGTTAGTAGAAAAGAACTTTAAACGAAATAGCGATCGGTCTAAATAG
- a CDS encoding pentapeptide repeat-containing protein has translation MGNFSSSESMVVELSANWWDQDDATALRIGSYPPDSRSAIANLLAGRHPQDLIENRYNTLPGFYFKFRDLKNNFQQTNLSNAKLIGANLANANLQQANLMGTNLNSANLTNTCLFDTILTETDKKLAIDNGALFSKDSFQRLKYLRSLPPQASQ, from the coding sequence ATGGGAAATTTCTCATCGTCTGAGTCGATGGTTGTTGAACTATCCGCTAATTGGTGGGATCAAGACGATGCTACTGCGCTCCGGATCGGCTCATATCCACCGGACTCCAGAAGCGCGATCGCTAATTTACTCGCTGGTCGTCATCCCCAAGATTTAATTGAGAACCGCTATAATACTTTGCCAGGATTTTACTTTAAATTTCGGGATTTAAAAAACAATTTTCAGCAGACAAACTTATCGAATGCGAAGTTAATCGGGGCAAATTTAGCTAACGCAAACTTACAACAGGCAAACCTTATGGGGACAAATCTTAATTCAGCAAATCTCACCAACACCTGCTTATTTGATACCATCCTCACTGAGACTGACAAAAAATTGGCCATCGATAATGGTGCTTTGTTCTCCAAAGACTCCTTTCAAAGATTGAAATATTTGCGTAGTTTACCGCCGCAGGCATCGCAATAG
- a CDS encoding Fur family transcriptional regulator yields the protein MQKQTIPTKPIRSLEDALEQCQILGMRVSRQRRFILELLWQANEHLSAREIYDRLNQQGKEIGHTSVYQNLEALSSQSIIECIERCDGRLYGNISDSHSHVNCIDTNQILDVHVELPEDLIRKIEEQTGVRITDYSINFFGYRNPQES from the coding sequence ATGCAAAAACAAACAATTCCGACAAAACCAATTCGTTCCCTAGAAGATGCCCTTGAGCAGTGTCAAATCCTGGGTATGCGCGTTAGTCGTCAGCGTCGCTTTATTCTGGAATTACTTTGGCAAGCAAATGAACATCTTTCTGCTAGAGAGATTTATGATCGCTTGAACCAACAAGGCAAAGAAATCGGTCATACGTCCGTTTATCAAAATTTAGAAGCATTATCTAGTCAGAGCATCATTGAGTGTATTGAACGCTGTGATGGGCGTTTATACGGTAATATCAGTGACTCTCACAGTCATGTTAACTGTATAGATACAAATCAAATTCTTGATGTTCATGTGGAACTGCCAGAAGATCTTATCCGCAAAATTGAAGAACAAACAGGAGTACGGATTACTGACTACAGTATTAACTTTTTTGGCTACCGTAACCCGCAAGAAAGCTGA
- a CDS encoding glutamate-cysteine ligase family protein gives MNVLKRRIGLEQEFFLVDETGYLSERADEFLEACHSMAQTQGLNPKYFVPEFVKSMVEINTPPADTGTELARVYLKNVKLALSVAQQMGLRLYPLSSYPLHITPVMRDQPNYHIQARTVGYEKFLHAGKCTGTHLHLEVPPGVIDPDVAVSYNSTSKEREELLNIYNLATACDSALISLTRACPFYEGQAIGLAAHTTRYRGSETFGWEGVYTDLQPVGGLMPYAVSVEGLVEQQFARYYSWLQAMEKAGIEPNLFKEAGVSLLKSAWNPVRLNNLGTVEIRCIDSNYPSVILAVITLLEKAADRVRREKLTVRPAKEMQIFEVVGDRLYVPDFEYLSGELLYTSATEGVKNPKVKAYVDSILQFASASGGEGANFLAKLSKHLDHYQTIEAGILQEFTPTTAQLPLDDGLRLVRECCDKLEAQVSSIDTENPLAALDADQGLLLQQH, from the coding sequence ATGAATGTATTAAAGCGTCGTATTGGTCTTGAGCAAGAATTTTTTCTGGTAGATGAGACTGGTTATCTGAGCGAGCGCGCCGATGAGTTTTTGGAAGCTTGTCACTCAATGGCGCAAACACAAGGTTTAAACCCAAAGTACTTTGTGCCAGAGTTCGTCAAAAGCATGGTAGAAATTAACACACCTCCTGCCGACACTGGTACAGAACTAGCAAGAGTTTATCTCAAAAATGTCAAATTGGCGCTTTCTGTGGCGCAACAGATGGGTTTACGCCTTTACCCTCTGTCTAGCTACCCTTTGCACATTACACCAGTTATGCGCGATCAGCCTAATTACCATATCCAAGCGCGGACTGTCGGCTATGAGAAATTTTTACACGCCGGCAAATGTACAGGTACACACTTGCATCTGGAAGTCCCGCCTGGGGTAATTGACCCTGATGTTGCAGTATCCTACAACTCGACATCAAAAGAGCGAGAAGAACTACTAAATATCTATAATTTAGCTACAGCTTGCGACTCAGCACTCATTTCTCTGACGCGGGCGTGTCCCTTTTATGAAGGACAGGCGATCGGACTAGCCGCGCACACAACTCGTTATCGAGGTAGTGAAACCTTTGGCTGGGAAGGAGTTTACACTGATTTACAGCCAGTCGGCGGACTCATGCCTTATGCAGTGAGTGTGGAGGGTTTAGTCGAACAGCAATTTGCTCGTTATTATAGTTGGTTGCAAGCGATGGAAAAAGCCGGAATTGAACCGAACCTGTTCAAAGAAGCAGGAGTCAGCTTACTCAAGTCAGCTTGGAATCCAGTTAGACTCAACAATCTCGGCACAGTGGAAATAAGATGTATAGATAGCAACTATCCTTCTGTAATTTTAGCTGTAATTACACTGCTTGAGAAGGCGGCTGATCGAGTCAGGCGTGAGAAGTTAACAGTTAGACCAGCGAAAGAGATGCAGATATTTGAAGTAGTTGGCGATCGCCTATATGTACCAGATTTTGAATATCTATCAGGTGAATTGCTCTATACCTCAGCTACAGAGGGAGTTAAAAACCCCAAAGTTAAGGCTTATGTCGATTCAATTTTGCAGTTTGCGAGCGCTTCAGGTGGCGAAGGAGCAAATTTTCTGGCGAAATTGAGCAAACACCTCGATCACTATCAAACGATAGAAGCTGGGATATTGCAAGAGTTTACCCCAACAACTGCTCAACTTCCATTAGATGACGGTTTGCGTTTAGTGCGTGAATGTTGTGACAAGCTAGAAGCACAGGTTTCATCGATAGACACAGAAAATCCCCTAGCAGCGTTGGATGCTGATCAAGGATTGTTACTACAGCAGCATTAA
- a CDS encoding CRR6 family NdhI maturation factor, with translation MTIAIALNNDFINNLDLSPASTVIEQLLQAGVASHEQQLRFDIKYDLEPGDPRELSEIPEVRLWFVRLDAKYPWLAFLLDWKAGEFVRYTAMLVPHQFSSQEGIQYNPEALEIFLMHKIFILGDWLKQQDIPSLSRLKSMAQMLGYELDDAFFEIF, from the coding sequence ATGACAATCGCGATCGCACTCAATAATGACTTCATTAACAATCTGGATCTGTCGCCTGCGTCAACGGTGATTGAACAACTGCTGCAAGCTGGGGTAGCATCCCATGAACAGCAGCTACGTTTTGATATCAAATACGATCTCGAACCTGGCGATCCACGGGAACTCTCAGAAATTCCAGAGGTGCGGCTGTGGTTTGTGCGCCTAGATGCCAAATACCCCTGGTTAGCATTTTTACTAGATTGGAAAGCTGGAGAGTTTGTTCGTTATACTGCCATGCTTGTACCACACCAGTTCAGTTCTCAAGAAGGCATTCAGTACAATCCTGAAGCCTTAGAAATATTTTTGATGCATAAAATCTTTATTTTAGGTGATTGGCTCAAACAACAGGACATCCCCAGCCTATCGCGGCTGAAGTCTATGGCCCAAATGCTGGGTTATGAATTAGATGATGCTTTTTTTGAGATATTTTAA